A segment of the Gammaproteobacteria bacterium genome:
CCAACCAGGAGAGCCAGATTGTAAAGCCGCTACCCATTAGTACCTACTCCAGCACTTATCGTCCGCCAAATAAACAAACAGTTTCTAATCAAGAAAATAACAACAAAAAAACAAAAACCATAAACTACACTCAGCTGCTGATTACACAACCGCAAGATGACACCGCCCTCCGCAGCAACAGTGGCCAGGTAACGATTATAACCAAAACAACCCCGCCACTTGATACCAAGGCAGGGCATAAAATAGAGATCACTCTCGACGGAGAGCGCACGGCAACCAGCGATAATGGCATGGTAATACTTGAGGGCCTCAGTCGGGGCACCCACTCCTTAAGCGCAACCATCATTGATGAAAATGGCAAAGTGCTCGCCACCAGTGCCAACCAGACCTTCCACCTACTGCGCAGCTCAGCCCAGTAAGGCTCTGCACCACAAAGGTGCGTTAAACAGCTTGATGCGCTATCCTTAGCTGGCGTTACGGTATCACTGCAATAGAAATTTTCGTTGTCGTAACAAGTTAACCCATTGATTTGAAATAATATGCCACCACTTGAGAGGTCATGACCAGCATTTGGTTTGGATATTGCTGTAAGTAATATTATGAATGCCCTGCCCACACTCAATACCGAGCAACCACAGTTGATTTTAGAGAATCTCTCGGCGGCGGTGCTGCTGCTCAATCAAAAATATGAGCTGCTCTATATGAACCCAGCTTGTGAGGAGCTGCTTGCCCTGAGTGCCAGTAGACACTATGGGGAGTGCCTGAATCAATTTTTGCCCAATGCAAAGCATCTGATTGAGCTGACCCAAAACACGCGACTTAGTGGTCGCTCCTGCACAGAGCGGGAGATGCCACTCATTACCTCTGACTTGAATAATATTACCGTCGATTGCACGCTGACGCTTTTTAGTGACCCCGCAGCAAGCTCGTTAATCATCATTGAAATGCTCCCCATGGATCGTCACTTGCGTATTGCGCGGGATGAGCAGCTCAGCACTCAGTTCCAAGCCACTCGTGAGCTTTTGCGCGGCCTTGCACACGAGATAAAGAACCCACTGGGCGGTTTAAGGGGCGCAGCACAACTGCTTGAGCGCGAGC
Coding sequences within it:
- a CDS encoding DUF4124 domain-containing protein, with protein sequence MLSFALFILATPCSAEIYKSVDDEGNVTYGDRPTANQESQIVKPLPISTYSSTYRPPNKQTVSNQENNNKKTKTINYTQLLITQPQDDTALRSNSGQVTIITKTTPPLDTKAGHKIEITLDGERTATSDNGMVILEGLSRGTHSLSATIIDENGKVLATSANQTFHLLRSSAQ